From Mytilus edulis chromosome 8, xbMytEdul2.2, whole genome shotgun sequence, one genomic window encodes:
- the LOC139485500 gene encoding MIF-like protein mif-2 encodes MPGIHLAVDCRTNVPKQSIRKDFLSKFTDFLATKFNTEAKNIQVEIQTDILMMRAGSSSPMMNMNFYHNSDKVDQKSKTSCAAIIAEFMGEELKLPVDRVLVLFFDTRKCT; translated from the exons ATGCCGGGGATTCATTTAGCTGTGGATTGTAGGACCAATGTCCCAAAACAGTCTATAAGGAAAGATTTTTTAAGTAAATTTACCGATTTTTTAGCAACAAAATTCAACACGGAAGCCAAG AATATACAAGTAGAAATACAAACAGATATTTTGATGATGAGGGCAGGATCTTCATCGCCAATGATGAATATGAATTTCTACCACAACTCAGATAAAGtggatcaaaaatcaaaaacttcCTGTGCAGCTATCATTGCCGAATTTATGGGAGAAGAACTAAAATTACCTGTTGACAG ggtGCTAGTTTTATTTTTTGACACGAGAAAATGTACATGA